From Ardenticatenales bacterium:
GCGATAGCTGGCGTGCGCGGCACCCAACGATACCCCCTTTCGCCCACAGACAGACGACAACGCAAAGAGCGATGGGGGTCGCAAAGGTTGTACAAACACCCTGTGACATACATACCCACCGTTAAGGTCGCCGTTTGTTGCGCCAGATGCCGCGTGCGCCGGCCCAACCAGCTTAGGCGAGAGCGGAAGGTGGCATTGAGCCGCTCAATGAAAGCGGTATTGATAACACCCACTCCATTTTGCGTCGTGGCAATCAGCTTCTCTACCTGTTGCGGGTCACCCTGAGCCACTCGTCGTTCAACCTCCAGTCCAGATGGCAGACGCCGTTTGATGACTTGCACGATAGCCACTTCGGACCAGGCGTGCCATTGACAACGACCTGGCTGCCCCCAGCGGGGCAACTTGCTGCGGAAACTGCGGCCAAAGGCTTTGACGTAGCCGGGCAAGCCATCCACCGCCAACAACAACGGACGACACAAGGCCATTTGGCGCACCTTGTCCGTCAGGCTTTGCAGCAAGCGCTTATCCCGTCGCGGGCTGATGACGCCACCTAACCAGAGTCGGGTGGATACCATCATCGCCAACGCCATCCACACCGAACCGCCTTGTACCTTGACTTTGATTTCATCCGCTTGCACTTGTTGCAAGTCCAGTGGCTGGCTGGCAATGACCGCTTCATGGACATGTGCGCAATGCACACCCGCTCGTTGCCACCAATTCTTGACCGTGCGCTCATCAAACCCAAAGGCTTTGACGATGGCCTGGACGGGACAGCCATACGCCAGCAAGACGATGACCCACATCACTATTTGCGGGTCGGTGCGCAAGCGATAGAACAATGTCCCTTTGCTGACGGCAAATGTTGTGTTGCAGACATGACAATGACATCGCTTTTCTTTTTGGCTATGGACGGTGATATTGCCTTCACCCCGTTGTCCTCTAGCCGGACAGTCGATATTAGGGCAAAATAGTTGTTCTGGATTCATCATGTCTCCTACTGATTTCGGTTCTGCAAAACTTACCAGTATGCATGATGAATCCTTTTTTGCAAAATTGGCCGTTTTTGACGGTCAACCACGATTTACTGTGGTGCTACCCCAGAGTGGTTCATGTGTAAAAACCCGGTTTTTGGCCTTTTTTCAGTAGAGTCACGGGTTGGTCATTAACAAATCCATTAACGGATGCGCCCTCCTGGAGGGATGCGCCGGAAGGTTTTCGCGTTAAAATTGGGCTTCGTCTTTCCAGCCCGTCTGGAACGGCGCGAAATTCAGGCGAAGAGTGATTTTTGATGACAAAGATTAGCGAAAGCATCCCCCTTTCCCTGGACACGCTGCTGCTGCTGCTGCTGCTGCTGCCACATCTGTGGTTCAATCCGGTGAGTAACGCCCTGTTGGTGTTGGGGATGGTCGTTTACGTGGCGCTGGACATGGCGTTTCCGCGGGCGGAGGAGGTGGGCGGCGTGGTGGCGCGGTGGCTGTACCTGGCGCGGCTGACGATTGTGCTGCTGGCGGTGGTGATGGCGGTGGCGCTGCCGGCAGGTCTCAACATCATGCAGCGGTTGCAGGAAGGGCCGGCCACGCACGCCCACGATGGTTTGATTCAGACAGAGGAGGCGGTGAAGTTCCTTCTTGCGGGCAAAAATCCCTACACCGAGGATTACGTCAACACCCCCATGGCCGACTTCCCCGGACGTGAACCGCCGTTAACCACCGCCCCCCTCTACCACAATGCCTACCTCCCCTTCCTCTTCATCCTTTCCCTCCCTTTTTACAAACTCAGTCAGGCCGCCTGGGGTTGGTACGACCAGCGATTTGTTTACCTGCTGGCCTTCTTTCTCATTCTGCTGCTGCTGCCCCAGTTTGCCCGCCAGCCGCGACGCAAGCTGGCGCTGCTGACGGCCTTTGGCCTCAACTTCCTCTTTGATTTTTACCTGGCGGATGGGCGTAATGACGTGGTGGTGCTGGCCGGGCTGGTGTTGACGACGTTCCTCCTGCTGCGGGGCCGCATCACTATTTCCGCCATCATCCTCGGCTTTACGTTGATGGTGAAGCACTCCGCCTGGTTCTTCCTTCCCTTCTATTTCTGGTATTTGCTGCCCGATGGCCTCAGTTGGCGTGGACTGCGCAACTTGCTGCGGCAAACGTGGCCGATGGCCGCGGTCGTGGCGGCCATTCTGTTGCCGTTTTTGCTCTGGGACGCGCGCGCCTTCGTGGATGACACGGTACTATACATCACCGGGTCCGGCCCGGATAGTTTTCCCATCAAGGGATGGGGATTCAGTACGCTGCTGTTGGCATTGGGCATGATTCCCGTGGCGGAGTCGGCGTTTCCCTTCGGCCTATTTGAGCTATTATTGGGGCTGCCCGTGTTGTTCTGGCTCTTGCGGCGACAGCGAGGGGCGAATGAGTTGTCAAACGTCTGGATGGGGTACGCGCTTTTCTCCTTCACGGTGCAGTATTTTTCCCGTTTTTTTAGTGACAACTACTTCATTTTCATCCTACAGGCCCTCATTATCGCCTTATTCATGAACGAGCAAGCACAAGGCGGCGATTAACGTAACAAACGATCTGATCCGTTGTCCGCGAACAATCGCCTATTGCTAACGGGTGTGTTTCAAATGGGTTGCTCCGGCTGCCCGCGCCGTAGGACAATTTGCCTAAATTGTCCCTTCACGGCGGCGGACAATTCGGCGAATTGTCCTACAGCAAGCAACAGTCAACTAAGATGAAACACGCCCATTGCCAACTTAAGGAATAACTTATGAACTTGATTACGCTGACTGACCCCCGTTCCCCGGCATCTGAAGCCTACCGCCGGTTGCGTACCAACCTCTCCTTTTACAGCCTGGACCACCCGATTCGCAGCCTGGTGGTGACTTCGCCCATGCCGGACGAAGGAAAGAGTACCACGGCGGCGAACCTGGCGGTGACGATGGCGCAGAGTGGCCGACGAACGATTCTGGTGGACTGCGACTTGCGCCGCCCGGCGCTGCATACGCTGTTGGGGCTGCCAGGTGAGCCGGGCCTGACGAATCTGGCGTTGGGGGAGATGTCGGAGCCACCGCTGCGGCAGACGAGTGTGGAGAATCTGTTGCTGCTGCCCGCCGGTCCCGTGCCGCCGAACCCCGCCGATCTGCTGGGGTCGAAGATGATTGATCGCGTGATTGCCGCGCTAATGGAGCAGGCGGACTTTGTTTTGTTCGATGCGCCGCCGGTGCTGGCGGTGACGGATGCGACGGTGCTGGGGGCGAAGGTGGATGGGGTGATGTTGGTGATCAGTGCCGGCAAAACCCGCCGAGACCACGCCATTCGCGCCAAAGAACTCCTGGAAACCGCCAACGTGCGCATCATTGGCGCCACCCTCACCAATGCGCCCCAGGATGCCGGCGTCGGAGACTATTACGGTTAGGGCCAGGGCAGTGGCGTTTTTGGAGTGGAGGCTTTAGCCGGCCATCTGGCTTGACCCGGCTAAAGCCGCGACGCCGATCACCCTATGCGGATTTCGCCAGACTCGAGTTAAGGATTGGCGATAGACATAGAAAAGCGTAGTCTGCTAATCCGCCGCCGTAACGACTTAAAGCTCTCATCTCCGTGTATGCCATGAGGAACGATGCCGCCATGCCTCCCCGCCGTGCCGCGTTCGTGGAAACGCTCCTGGTGGGCGGACTATACCTGCTGCTGACGGCGTTCCTCAGCCGGGGGATGTGGTCGGCGACGCGGCCGGTGCTGGTGGGGTTCGACAATGACGTGTACATCAATCCGTGGGCGGATTGGTGGACGGAGAAGGCGCTCACGGACCCCGACCTGTCGTTGTGGCATACAGATTACCTTTTTTATCCACGGGGGGCGGACCTGACGTACCATAGTTTTAGCCACCTGAACACGGCTGTTTCCCTGCTGCTGCGCCCATTGCTGGGGCGGATCAGGGCGTATAATGTGGCGATTTTGCTGAATTATCCACTGGCGGCGCTGGCGATGTACCAGCTTGCCCGTTATTGGACTGGATCGCGGCGGGCGGCGGTGATTGCCGGCATTATCTTCGCCTTCAACTCCCACAGCCTTTACCAGAGCTGCCACCCCGTCCTCGTCAGCATCTGGTGCTTCCCCTGGACCACCCTCTACCTCCTGCGCGCCCTGCGCGAAAACCGCCCGCGCCTGGCCGCCGTCGCCGCCATCTTCGTCTTCCTCGGCGCGGCAACAAGCACCATCCTTCTGTTCATGCTCATCCTTTGGAGCGGATTCCTCCTCCTCTACCTCCTGCTGGCGCGGGAATGGTCCCGCTCCTGGTGGCGTATCCTGCTCATCTACGTCGCCCTCAGTGGCCTGCTCGTGCTGCCGTTGACCGCGCACCAATTGGCGCAAGCCTTCGGCGCGGGCAACACCAACTTCCTCATCTCCCCCCTCAATTCCATCGTTTCCGACCTGATCGCCCCGCTGCTGCCGCACTGGTTCGTCTGGCTCAAGCGCGGCCTCTATTTCGGCATCATTCCGACCGCTCTGGCCTGGCTGGCGCGCAAGC
This genomic window contains:
- a CDS encoding CpsD/CapB family tyrosine-protein kinase; the encoded protein is MNLITLTDPRSPASEAYRRLRTNLSFYSLDHPIRSLVVTSPMPDEGKSTTAANLAVTMAQSGRRTILVDCDLRRPALHTLLGLPGEPGLTNLALGEMSEPPLRQTSVENLLLLPAGPVPPNPADLLGSKMIDRVIAALMEQADFVLFDAPPVLAVTDATVLGAKVDGVMLVISAGKTRRDHAIRAKELLETANVRIIGATLTNAPQDAGVGDYYG